The genomic segment cataaaaagaaaattagCATAAATAATATATAACTACCAAATGGTACCCAAAATACTTGTTTTTTTCTTGGGGTACTGTGTAGTGTGCAGTCCATTGGCACCTTAATATTGGTATGATCTTCAAGGTGGTTGCAGCTTCACTCTAGTTGTTGAAATAATAATAGTGTTTTTTTAGAAACCAAATCTTATATAAAAGAAATTAGTAATAAATCaacaaattgattaattaaattattttagcGAAGTTGTTAGGTTTGTGAGTAAACTAAGGAAGTGTAATATTttgttaattcaaattaaatcagTTATATATAGCAATAATTAATATGTtttagttatattattttatctctAGCAATTATTATTTAGGAATATTTGTggcaaaatcttttttttttttttttacaaaagttGACGCCAAAACCTCATTTTGTTAATGGTTTGTTGcaaattcattttaattattaaatatcacaTAAGCACATTAAGTGTCAACTAAGATACATGTAGCAACACTTTAGAGGGTCgcatgtaaaaaattaattaattatttaaaaaaaatttaaaaagtaaatttaattaataaaaaatataaaaaataaatttcaaatcttttttcaattttaagttttggttaattttaattatgtactattattttaaaacattaaaataatagaaaaataactaaaacattaaaacaaaaattaaaatagaaaaaataaatttaagttttgaATTCAAAAtctttttttcaattaaatttaaatttttaaataataatacataattaaaattaaagaaaacttaaatttaaaaacttttttaaatttttgtattaattaaatttattttttaaataattaattattttttaaatgtgaTTTTATAAAGTGTTGCTACATATATTTTAATGAGCACTTAACGTGCTTGCCACATATATTTTAATGGACACTTAATGTGCTTATGTTGTATTTAACAGGTAAAATGACTAACTTGTAACAAATCACTGATGAAGGAGGTTTTGCAGGCAAAACTTTTTATTGGGGAATTTGAcataatttttgtaaaaaattattaaatttcgccgcaaatatttatttatttattattataaatattgaGATATAAACTGCACTTTATTATTTTAACCACAATTGCTTGAGGTCCAAAGTTTTTTCTCCTACGGATAATGTTTTGATCTTTTATAACAAGATTATATTGGTCGTTTTTGAACCGGCAGTGGTATTTTTGCTTAGTTTGATATGGCTCTTTTCACATGTAATCTCTTTTGCCTCTCACCCCCTACAGACCCATCAATTAGTTGGAACAAATTAATAAAGAGACAAGTGCTAACGGGGAATCCATGGCAGGGTATTCGGTCATATATACACATGCAAGAAGTTGGTCTTTTTGCTGATAATTTTACGTTTCCCATTCTTCTTAAGGCAGCGGGCTCTGCCTCTTATGTTCGTTTTGTGTTTGGACTCCACGGGCAGACCATTAAAGCTGGCTACTCGGACCACGTTTACGTCCAAACGGCTCTCGTCAACGCGTATTCTATTATTGGACTTTCAGACGTTGCACGGAATGTGTTTGATAAAATGCGTCAGAGAGATTTAGTTGCGTGGAACTCCATGATTGATGGGTATGCCTCTAATGGCCATATGGATATTGCATTGGATCTGTTTGATTCAATGCCGATTAAAGATGTTTCTTCTTACAATATCATCCTAACTGGGTTCGCAGGCGTGAGACGAATTGAATCTGCTAGAGACATGTTCGATAAAATGCCTGTGAGAGACATTGTTTCGTGGAACTCAGTCATATCTGCGTGTGCTATTGCTGGAGATATGGCTGAAGCGCGTGCGTTGTTTGAGAAGTCCTCGCAGCGAAACGTTATTACATGGAATACAATGATATCTGGCTATGTACAAAATGAGAATTATGCTGAAGCTATTGATTTGTTCGACAAAATGAGAACTGGTAACTGTGAACCGGATTACTTATCAGTGACCAGTGCTTTATCCGCCTGTGCCCAGTTAAGATCACTTAAAACAGGCACTCAAATAGATATGTATGCGAGAAAACATGGACAGTTCTTTAGTCCTCACGTTGTAACTGCACTGATAGATATGTATGCCAAGTGTGGCAGCATACAGAACTCCTTAGAGGTGTTCTATAAATTTGAACATAAGGATATTTATTGTTGGAATGCCATGGTCTCCGGACTTGCTCTCCATGGATATGGTGATGCTGCTTTAAAATTGTTAGACGACATGAGAGAGAATTCAATGAAGCCAGATGATATTACTTTTATTGGCCTGTTAAGTGCGTGCAGCCATGCAGGTTTGGTAGAAGAGGGATATCAGTTGTTTGATTCCATGGAAAGTAATTTCAAAATTACTCCAAAGATAGAGCATTATGGGTGCATGGTTGATCTTTTAAGCAGAGCCAAACTTCTTGACAGAGCCTTTCAAATAATCGAAACAATGCCATTTAAACCAGGAGAATCCATATTGGGTGCTTTGCTTAGTTCTTGTGTGACTCATCAGGACCTTTACACTGGGGAGAAAGTGATGAATTTAATCTTCGACATGGCTAATAATAGTCATAATCACTTGAGTGATGGGGAATACATTATGTTCTCTAACTTATATGCATCTTGTGGTAAATGGGAAGAAGCATATAAATGGAGAAGTATGATGAATGATTCAGGCGTTGTTAAGACTGCTGGGCGCAGCATAATAGAAGTCGATGGAAGATTTCATAATTTTTTGGCTGGGAAGGTTGATTTTCAACCAGATTAAAAATGTACCCTTTTGGCATAATTACATATTTATGTGTAGTTACAGAGGAACAATAAGTTGTAACACAAAGgactcattttttttattattatttaatttattggcAACATGTTGAAAAAGTATGCTTACTATCTGGCCAATTTCCACTAACCCATTAGTCATCAGTGTCCTAAGAAATACTGCAATTTTATTGGTTGTCTCTAAAGCACCAGATATCATTATATATCTAGCCAACATGGTGGAACAAGAAGATCAAGATTAACACAAACCTGAATATTGGTGTATAGAGCTTTGTATCAATGGTAGGTGCTATTTCTTGTGATGCCACATGACATGCGAGAAGGTTTCCATTTGTTAAGTGAGTTTTCATTTTTTCAGGAGACAAGTGATTTTGTAGAACTAAATCAATGCATATAATATGCAACTTATGTACTAGCCAAATTAAAAGAATAAGATTTGCTACTCTGTCAAATGAACTTTGTAAAGAGTTCAAAGATTTGATGCAGCaccttttattatattttaaaggTAAAATTGAACACTTTCATGTTCAATGTATTGGAATTTTTAACTTTCTTTTCACCACTATTATTGTACTAGTAGCCAAAATCACGCATTTGAAAAGAGAGATAGAGGTTCTTGTGTATACAAATTTGTATGTTTGCAGTTTATTGAAAAAGAATTAGGTACGTGTTATTCTTTGTTATATAATATTGAGTATTGGTAAGGAGCACTAGTGGTGTCCAACACCACAAAGAAATAGTATACTATTATTGGTGTAATTCAATATCGAGTCTCacacattttaatttaataagtattataaatTATTGTTAAACAACTATAAGGTGTTATTGCATGTGTGTTGTATATTTTTAGGTGTAAATATCAATAGTCTATAATATTACTATGCTATTATTTGTTATATAATATGGACATTCTTTGTTATATAATATGTTAAGAGGAAAAGTTATGTTTGCCAAAATAAAATAGATCTAATAAGctctttttatgtttattttaaaagACAATATTAAAGTTTaaggaataaaaataataactaatAAACTCTTGTTTACCGAggttttcggaaacgaatacgaacggaataataaaaagacaagagctatagaaatgcagaaatgtaaataaacaaacagtgtttttacgtggttcaggcgttaacgtgccctagtccacgagtcgatgttattatacttgtagagaataacagtcaaacagctggtgtataaggaactcacaacctcacagtgtttctctcgggttctcttggagaagatgaagctagagcgattttagtagagttcttgctatgtgatttgttcgcCCCCctccctattgtaaaatgagggggtctttatagctagggctttggattagggtttttctctactcacatgagtcttaattacaccagccataaataggggatacaattaccgtagtcacctggctaccaggctctatgtgggtatatttacgtgaaagtatggggaatgcacaaaggcagccgtcttttccaagttgtcagcggaacagtaggcgaaatagtacttttaggcgtgctgggatgtgtgcggctttgacctgtcgggcgtgtcaggcggatatcattccaactatgcctcctccatgactcgaccccCTGGTCTTGTTccatgcgaggcacggaactgtttccgcgaagaccacttgaagagcttctcctggaaggagcttccccgaaggataccccttcgggagcggacactaaacgggagaggcgaagcctttctgtccatccgcgagctctggtcacctaccgtgaaagacattgataattctgcttccccgaggatattcATCTAaatgctatccggaaatctggataacatttaccccccaaggtcacggagctttgagagatccgggagcttgtacagtcctccgggtattccggtttcttagattaggcgaggggccacctcctgtgttcctggaagggttcctttttcccgcttgagtgttagtatgaaaaagaaaggaaatttcttctgtttgaactcaagtactcaagcgcggcaagggccacgcgtcatgccgggaatggctctgcgaccaagacgtgtgcgtgaggcgaccggctgagtatgcgtgcgtcaggcatctgagtaatgatttgacggtttttaatggtacaccgagcccgaggtggtataatgatgggaaataaatactttattcccatccgaggagtcataaataggatcgtcacttcatctccagccgttggatccgatgcacacggaatgggaagatcgggaccgtccactttgaggaattcgaaacgacttctttcctgctataaaaacgagggaacggacctttcttcctctttacgctttcaaattctctatctttcggattttcagattcccaaaccttcgaactctcaggcttccaagcttccattccttcgaacttgccacttcttttggtaaggaatttagaaacttttcttttgatttggcagtgggtttattcgccgaagttcagggttggaatcgccgttcatctttgcagcttttacttctcgcgatcgtgctgtgcagtgatccggttactccttcaaccttcaactacccgaataccagtaagtatttctactttgctctttcctcccaaacctaaGGTTGTTGGTAGctgttagagttgagttttctgctagtatcgcctatgtgcatgcgtgaatagggctttgataggcatgcgattgatgtgagtcgataagtaatctctttgcatgctttgacgatttgcgtttggaaagtcgttccttgtcttgcttgcgctgttctggtttgctgttttagggcataagcatgaacgcctttagggtgtctttctctggaaaaacacttctctcggcgggcttaggctcggagtctgagtttggttccttgctgcccttcgggtggcatggtgccaacccttcggcaagctcggtgggagcctctccaagcagttttcggggagggtctccccgacacctttgataccactagggtatgacaagggtgttgactgcttagagtgttttcttctttgtttcttttgttcagtgacgaacatctcaaaggaacaactccttgctgtggcggaggctgattctgcccaggagaagggttcccctgtcgccggcgcaaaggggaaaggaaagacaaaagtggtcgcggctagcccaccgtctatcaatagttcaatctgggagatggaccagaagccgaacctgttcaggaactacggcatgctggagctgtactcctcggAGGCAGGTCTGAAGAACATCCCaagcctgatgtggcaccgtctgtcggtgctgggcgagtcggctagtcagagccacgagggttttggtgcctggagctgggcacacatagtgtgtggggcgcacttgcccctaagaagttactttgccaatttctgtgtgaaggcggggatagcccccttccagttgattccccccagctacaagctcctagcggggtggttcatcttttgcaagtcccggaacctggaggctcctaccccggaggaggtgctgtacttctacgggttaaagtctcagcccatgagaggtcatccaggcaaggtgggattttacaggctggagaggcacccggacgtgatgtgtcccacctgtcataccgcgagggttccagacctccgggagtactggttcttgacgactggcttcccactgaagagggtgccagccctatctttggacttcaaagtccctagtaagtgctccttcctctccttttcaactttgtttctttacgtttgattcgcctttcgggaggatctcaaATTCTtgtatttggattttgcagaagtcgttccgcgtaCACCttgctgtgcggagatgataaggaggtcaaagttctacgaagggctctcggaggaagagttgaaagtggagggacttgtgacctccgaatctttgagggagtatgggctactcgcttctttccaaaacatcgagccagtgagtggcagggggaaaagtcaggtgtcagctgacatccgggagcagattgccctggagttATCCAAGGTGATcagccaagcagcccgggacgagaatactttatcccctagttgggcggagaggttcctcgacccccagccggaggaagaggagatcgaggctcgtcacgccgcagcttaccccaacgaagggactccgggggctggtacctccgggagaggtaagactagttttcgattgatccacacccccagcctgtctgaggtttcccggacctctcagatggggttcgatccccgcttccttaggctagatccgcgtaggataccctttgacagatattgcgatagggtagatgagctcctcgggtgtctgagtgacggtagtctgccagaaggtgtcatcatggttgacccttcttccctcagcatgtcattcccggacttcaaggagtacgggagcttcctggagcaggaagcggtgttttgttttgctcggggaaggccatccacgtttctcgtgcatggtcgtccctttcaaacttttctttttcttgttccttgttccctgctggcggaca from the Humulus lupulus chromosome X, drHumLupu1.1, whole genome shotgun sequence genome contains:
- the LOC133804509 gene encoding pentatricopeptide repeat-containing protein At3g29230-like; its protein translation is MALFTCNLFCLSPPTDPSISWNKLIKRQVLTGNPWQGIRSYIHMQEVGLFADNFTFPILLKAAGSASYVRFVFGLHGQTIKAGYSDHVYVQTALVNAYSIIGLSDVARNVFDKMRQRDLVAWNSMIDGYASNGHMDIALDLFDSMPIKDVSSYNIILTGFAGVRRIESARDMFDKMPVRDIVSWNSVISACAIAGDMAEARALFEKSSQRNVITWNTMISGYVQNENYAEAIDLFDKMRTGNCEPDYLSVTSALSACAQLRSLKTGTQIDMYARKHGQFFSPHVVTALIDMYAKCGSIQNSLEVFYKFEHKDIYCWNAMVSGLALHGYGDAALKLLDDMRENSMKPDDITFIGLLSACSHAGLVEEGYQLFDSMESNFKITPKIEHYGCMVDLLSRAKLLDRAFQIIETMPFKPGESILGALLSSCVTHQDLYTGEKVMNLIFDMANNSHNHLSDGEYIMFSNLYASCGKWEEAYKWRSMMNDSGVVKTAGRSIIEVDGRFHNFLAGKVDFQPD